Within Corvus hawaiiensis isolate bCorHaw1 unplaced genomic scaffold, bCorHaw1.pri.cur scaffold_271_ctg1, whole genome shotgun sequence, the genomic segment aaattccccacaaattcacatttttcccaaaattcggcttttttttcctccaaaattccactttttttcactcaatttttcccaaaattcccggATTTTCCCAAAATTCTCTCGGCatctcctggagctctcccGCTCTTCTCAACCCCttcaaccccccaaaaaaccaccaaaacccgCCACTTTTCCACCATTTattccccaaaccccccccggttttttttcccctctttgcccGAATCCGCCCTTTTTCGCCCCGGCTCTCACTCGCCGTAGCGCCGCTGCAGCTCGCCCACGTCGTGCTGggccaccccaaaacccccaaaaccccccaaaatcacacCAAAATCCCCCAGGTTTCCACACAAACTCcgatttttgcctcttttttcccAATTcggcattttttttccccaaaattccccgttttttccccaaaattcccggaTTTTCTCCCAATTCTCtcggcagctcctggagctctcccagcccttctgacaccccccaaaaaaacccaaaaaacccctaaactcccccaaaaacACACCAATTTTTCCACACAAACTccatttttttgctctttttgcccaaatttccatattttttccccaaaattcccggaTTTTCTCCCAATTCTCtcggcagctcctggagctctcccagcccttctgactcccccaaaaacccccaaaaaaccccaaaaattccccacaaattccacattttttcccaaaattcggctttttttcctccaaaattccactttttttcactcaatttttcccaaaattcccagattttccccaaaattctcTCGGCatctcctggagctctcccagcccttctgacacccacaaaaaaacccaaaacccccctaaactcccccaaaaaaacaccacTTTTTTCCACGTAAACCTCCAtttttttggctctttttttcccaaatttccacgttttttcccccaaaattcccagattttcccaaaaTTCTCTCGGCATCTCCTGgagctcccctcccccccccccgctcttCTCAACCCCttcaaacccccccaaaaaccaccaaaacccgCCACTTTTCCACCATTTattccccaaaccccccccggttttttttcccctctttgcccGAATCCGCCCTTTTTCGCCCCGGCTCTCACTCGCCGTAGCGCCGCTGCAGCTCGCCCACGTCGTGCTGggccaccccaaaacccccaaaaccccccaaaatcacacCAAAATCCCCCAGGTTTCCACACAAACTCCgattttttgcctcttttttcccaaattcggcattttttttccccaaaattccccgttttttccccaaaactcccGGATTTTCTCCCAATTCTCtcggcagctcctggagctctccagcCCTTCTgacaccacaaaaaaacccaaaaaaccgcaaaactcccccaaaaacccaccaatttttccacacaaactccattttttttggctctttttGCCCAAATTTCCACATTTTTGCCCCAAAATtcggctttttttccccaaaactcccGGATTTTTACCCAGAAACCCCTCGGACCTCTCCCGCTCTTCTTAACCCCttcaaacccccccaaaacccccaaaaaaccaccaacttTTCCACATAAACTCCATTTTTTTGGCTCCTTTTTCCcaaatttccacattttttccccaaaattccactttttttcaccaaaattctgcatttttacccgaaaattcccagattttctccCAATCTCtcggcagctcctggagctctccagcCCTTCTgacacccccaaaaaccccaaaaattcccacaattccacattttttcccaaaattcggctttttttcctccaaaattccactttttttcactcatttttttcccaaaattcccagattttccccaaaattctcTCGGCatctcctggagctctcccagcccttctgacacccacaaaaaaacccaaacccccctaaactcccccaaaaaaacaccacTTTTTTCCACGGTAAACTCCAtttttttggctctttttttcccaaatttccacgttttttccccaaaactccGGATTTTCTCCCAATTCTCTCGGCatctcctggagctctcccGCTCTTCTCAACCCCttcaaacccccccaaaaaccaccaaaacccgCCACTTTTCCACCATTTattccccaaaccccccccggttttttttcccctctttgcccGAATCCGCCCTTTTTCGCCCCGGCTCTCACTCGCCGTAGCGCCGCTGCAGCTCGCCCACGTCGTGCTGggccaccccaaaacccccaaaaccccccaaaatcacacCAAAATCCCCCAGGTTTCCACACAAACTCcgatttttgcctcttttttcccAATTcggcattttttttccccaaaattccccgttttttccccaaaaactCCCGATTTTCTCCCAATTCTCtcggcagctcctggagctctcccagcccttctgacaccccacaaaaaaacccaaaaaaccgcaaaactcccccaaaaacccaccaatttttccacacaaactccattttttttggctctttttGCCCAAATTTCCACATTTTTGCCCCAAAATtcggctttttttccccaaaactcccGGATTTTTACCCAGAAACCCCTCGGACCTCTCCCGCTCTTCTTAACCCCttcaaaccccccaaaaacccccaaaaaaccaccaacttTTCCACATAAACTCCATTTTTTGGCTCCTTTTTCCcaaatttccacattttttccccaaaattccactttttttcaccaaaattctgcatttttacccgaaaattcccagattttctccCAATTCTCtcggcagctcctggagctctcccagcccttctgacacccccaaaaacccccaaaaattcccacaaattccacattttttcccaaaattcggctttttttcctccaaaattccacttttttttcactcaattttttcccaaaattcccagatttccccAAAATTCTCTCGGCatctcctggagctctcccagcccttctgacacccacaaaaaaacccaaaacccccctaAACTCCCACCCAAAAAAAACACCACTTTTTTCCACGTAAACTCCAtttttttggctctttttttcccaaatttccacgttttttccccaaaactcccGGATTTTCTCCCAATTCTCTCGGCatctcctggagctctcccGCTCTTCTCAACCCCttcaaacccccccaaaaaccaccaaaacccgCCACTTTTCCACCATTTattccccaaaacccccccccggttttttttcccctctttgcccGAATCCGCCCTTTTTCGCCCCGGCTCTCACTCGCCGTAGCGCCGCTGCAGCTCGCCCACGTCGTGCTGGGCCACCAGGCGCCAGCCGCGGGGGCCGGCGTGGAAGACGCGCACCGTGCCCCCCGAGTAGGCGTCGCGCCGCGCCGCCTGGTAGATGGCCCGCCGGGCCAGCTCGCACGCCGCCTCCTCGCTGGCCCACGGGCTAGCGGGCTCGTGGCGGGGGCTAGCGAGCCCCCGGTCCAGCACGCCGTAGGCGTAGGACGAGCCCGAGCCCACGGCGAAGGCGGCGCCCGGCACGCGCTGGCCCTCGCTGTCCACGTAGTACAGGCCTGCGGGggaacgggggggggggggggtgtggcTAGTGAAGTTGGGGTGTGGCTAGTGGGTTTAGAGGTGGGGTGAGGGGGTTTAGGGGTGTGGCTGGTGGATTTGGGGGCGTGGGGAAGTGAGTTTTGGGGTTgggggagtggggggagggGTTGTGGCTAGTGGGTTTGGGGGGTGGCTAGTGAGTTTCAGAATGCGGCTAGTGGATTTAGGGGTGCGGCTAGTGAATTCTGAGGCGTGGGAAGTGAGTTTTGCGGGGTGGCtagtgggttttggggtgtgggAAGTGAGTTTTGGGGGGGTGGCTAGTGAGTTTGAGCATGTGGCTagtggatttggggtgtggCTAGTGGATTTGGAAGTGTGGCCACTGAGTTTCAGAATGTGGCTAGTGGACTTAGGAGTGTGGCTAGTGAATTTTGAGGTGTGCAAAGTGAGTTTAGGGGTGTGGCTAGTGaattttgggggtgtgcatggTGAGTTGTGAGGTGTGCAAAGTGAGTTTAGGGGGTGTGGCTAGTGGATTGAGGGGTGTGGCTAACGCACTTTGAAGTGTGGAAGTTTTGAGGCGTGGCTAAAGGGTTTAGGGTGTGGCCAGTGGATATAGGGGTGTGGCTACTGAATTTGGGGGTGTGGCTAGTGGGTTTAGGGGTGTAGCTAGTGGGTTTAGAGGTGTGGTTGGTGAATTTTGGGTGTGGCtagtggggttttggggtgtggTGAGGGCGTTTAGGGGTGTGGCTAGTGAATTTGGGGCGTGGGAAGTGagttttggggggtggggagtgGATGGAGGGGTGTGGCTACTGGATTTGGGGGGTGGCTAGTGGGTTTGGGGTGTGGGAAGTGAGTTTTTGGGGTGTGGCTAGTGAATTTGGAAGTGTGGCTACTGAGTTTCAGAATGTGGCTAGTGAATTTGGAAGTGTGGCTACTGAGTTTCAGAATGCGGCTAGTGGACTTAGGGGTGTGGCTAGTGAATTTTCGGGTGTGGGAAGTGAGTCTTTGGGGTGTGGCTAGTGGATTTGGAAGTGTGGCCACTGAGTTTCAGAATGTGGCTAGTGGATTTAGGGGTGTGGCTAGTGAATTTTGGGGTGTGCGAAGTGAATTCTGAGGCGTGGAAATGAGTTTTGGGGGGGTGGCtagtgggttttggggtgtggCTAGTGAGTTGCAGAATGTGGCTAGTGGATTTACGGGCGTGGCTAGTGAATTTTGAGGCGTGGGAAATGAGTTTTGGGGGGTGGCTAGTGGGTTTTAGGGTATGGCTAGTGGGTTTGGGCTGTGGCTAGTCAGTTTGAGCATGCGGCTAGTGGATTTGGGGTGTGACTAGTGGATTTGGGTGTGGCTAGTGAATTTGGAAGTGTGGCTAGTGAGTTTCAGAATGTGGCTAGTGGACTTAGGGTTGTGGCTAGTGAATTTTGGGGTGTGCACGGTGAGTTGTGAGGTGCGCAAAGTGAGTTTAGAGGGCGTGGCTAGTGGATTGAGGGGTGTGGCTAGCGCACTTTGAAGTGTGGGAAGTGAGTTTTGAGGCGTGGCTAAAGGGTTTAGGGGTGTGGCCAGTGGATATAGGGGTGTGGCTACTGAATTTGGGGGTGTGGCTAGTGGGTTTAGGGGTGTGGCTAGTGGTTTTTGGGACGTGGCTACTGAATTTCGGGTGTGGCTagtgggtttgggggggtggCTAGTGGGTTTAGGGGTGTGGCTAGTGGATATAGGGGGTGTGGCTAGTGAACTTTGAGATGTGGCAAGAGAGTTTTGGGTGTGGCTAGTGAATTTGGGGGTGCGGCTACTGAGTTTAAGGGTGTGGCTAGTGGGCTTTGGGGGTGTGCTAGTGAATTTTGGGGTGCGGCTACTGAGTTTAGGGGTGTGGCTAGTGGGCTTTGGGGTGCGGCTAGTGAATTTGAGGTGTGGCTAGTGAATTTTGGGGTGCGGCTACTGAGTTTAGGGGTGTGGCTAGTGGGCTTTGGGGTGCGGCTAGTGAATTTGGGGTGTGGCTAGTGAATTTGGGGGTGCGGCTACTGAGCTTAAGGGTGTTGGCTAGTGGGCTTTGGGGTGCGGCTAGTGAATTTGGGGTGTTGGCCAGTGAGTTTGGGGTGTGGCTAGTGAGTTTGAACACGTGGCTAGTGGATTGAGGGGTGTGGCCAGTGGGTTTTGGGGCGTGGGGAGTGAATTCTGGGGGGGTGGCGACAGAACTGGGGGGATCGGGGACCctcccagtccaaaccagtccaaaccagtccctcccagtacggccccaaacccccccagaaTGACCCCGAACCcgctcccagtcactcccagtcactcccagtgcatcccagtccACTCCCGGTCtgctcccagtcactcccagtcactcccagtgcatcccagtccACTCCCGGTCtgctcccagtcactcccagtcactcccagtgcatcccagtccACTCCCGGTCtgctcccagtcactcccagtcactcccagtgcatcccagtccACTCCCGGTCtgctcccagtcactcccagtcactcccagtgcatcccagtccACTCCCGGTCtgctcccagtcactcccagtcactcccagtgcatcccagtccACTCCCGGTCtgctcccagtcactcccagtccaaaccagtccaaaccagtgcatcccagtgacTCCAAAGCCCTCAGAACTTGCCCAGACCtgctcccagtgactcccagtcactcccagtccaaaccagtgacccccaaaccccttcaGAACTTGCCCCAAACCcgttcccagtcactcccagtctgctcccagtcactcccagtccaaaccagtccatcccagtcacCACAAACCCCCTCAGAATGACCCCAAACCTGCTCCCAGTCACTACCAGTcactcccagttccctcccagtccaaaccagtgacTCAAACCCCTTCAGAACTTGCCCCAGACCcgctcccagtcactcccagtctgctccagtccatcccagtcaccccaaaccccctcagaACTTTCCAGACCCCCTCAGAATGACCCCAAacccgctcccagtgctcccagtacggccCCAAACCCGCTccccagtacaaaccagtacgGCCCCAAacccgctcccagtgctcccagtacggccCCAAacccgctcccagtgctcccagtacgg encodes:
- the PSMB5 gene encoding proteasome subunit beta type-5, coding for HPNFTSHTPPPPRSPAGLYYVDSEGQRVPGAAFAVGSGSSYAYGVLDRGLASPRHEPASPWASEEAACELARRAIYQAARRDAYSGGTVRVFHAGPRGWRLVAQHDVGELQRRYGE